The proteins below come from a single Rhizobium tropici CIAT 899 genomic window:
- a CDS encoding phage tail protein I, producing MIPAETHLLPQSSEPMEKALAAVGERTEAIGIDWQAHLDPMRAPVHFLPVLAHAHSVDIWNPKWPVHHQRRVIADAIYHHRIKGTLAGLEAYAGIVGSEIIRAIRPPGTFFLSGGMSEEQRAALADRMPQIRIYSRALRSSAGKRLFLSARSYSALGASFVADSKAAERMRPRITFFEAGLEQPINVEEVTDIIPGLGYAMYERALLRRKRRRSVSCLGGTLRFWVTLDHNRSVAAYRRADGSPSVIRYGMRPATVQPEAQYGRAEAGRAAFFGRPLHRRYWSNMRSETRVFERIVIWDPEMVPRRRGASYLGVSRFGVAPFTAELVVHAPSIRPRRAFAVGGYFGKFFAASDGEKYRETLRALRAAKSARDTILINTKTFRSPQAGQLIVAGTPFVAGRLLRS from the coding sequence GTGATCCCGGCGGAAACGCATCTGCTGCCGCAAAGCTCGGAGCCTATGGAAAAGGCGCTTGCGGCGGTCGGCGAGCGCACGGAAGCGATTGGGATTGACTGGCAAGCCCATCTCGACCCGATGCGCGCGCCCGTGCACTTCCTGCCTGTCCTCGCTCACGCGCATTCGGTCGATATCTGGAATCCGAAGTGGCCGGTTCATCATCAGCGCCGGGTGATCGCGGATGCCATCTATCATCATCGGATCAAGGGCACGCTTGCCGGCCTCGAAGCTTATGCCGGGATAGTCGGAAGCGAAATTATTCGCGCGATCCGGCCACCCGGTACGTTCTTCCTGTCGGGCGGCATGTCAGAAGAGCAGCGCGCGGCGCTTGCCGACCGCATGCCGCAAATCCGTATCTACAGCCGCGCTCTGCGGTCGAGTGCCGGGAAGCGGCTTTTCCTGTCTGCCCGGTCCTATTCCGCCTTGGGTGCATCCTTCGTCGCAGACAGCAAGGCGGCGGAGCGAATGCGTCCGCGCATCACGTTCTTCGAGGCCGGGCTAGAGCAGCCGATCAACGTCGAAGAGGTGACGGACATCATTCCGGGCCTTGGCTACGCGATGTACGAGCGAGCCTTGCTGCGGCGAAAGCGTCGGCGGTCCGTTAGCTGTCTCGGCGGAACCCTGCGCTTTTGGGTGACACTCGATCACAATCGCTCTGTCGCCGCCTATCGGCGTGCGGACGGCTCGCCCTCGGTCATTCGCTATGGCATGCGCCCGGCGACAGTGCAGCCAGAGGCGCAATACGGGCGGGCGGAAGCGGGGAGGGCGGCATTCTTCGGCCGACCGCTGCACCGTCGTTACTGGTCAAACATGCGATCCGAAACGCGCGTTTTCGAGCGCATTGTGATTTGGGACCCGGAAATGGTGCCGCGCCGAAGGGGAGCTTCCTACTTGGGCGTAAGCCGTTTCGGGGTTGCTCCGTTCACGGCCGAACTCGTGGTGCATGCACCTTCGATCCGACCGCGAAGGGCATTCGCTGTTGGCGGCTATTTCGGGAAATTCTTCGCCGCCTCGGATGGCGAGAAATATCGTGAAACCCTGCGCGCCCTTCGCGCCGCGAAATCGGCGCGGGATACCATCCTCATCAACACCAAAACATTCCGCAGCCCGCAGGCAGGTCAGCTCATTGTCGCTGGCACGCCGTTTGTTGCCGGCCGTCTACTCAGGAGCTGA
- a CDS encoding baseplate assembly protein → MAIHTPNIIDVSRLPEPDAIEKLDFETILASRMADFGKRAQQAGFDYDVGDLETDPIKIDQEAHAYREVLMRSRVNDGIRSVLPAFAKGGDLEHAVSRANVVRIVTLDERGNVIFREDDDALLRRYLASFDAPAAGSEDGYLAASLKAWPQAHDIRVVNGGAGKVLVYLLGAAGSPAPVDAVFSVAKALDAKHVRPLTDDVTVSAAQIDRYTLSATLVVPRGPDPAQVVSAAVKSVQAFGATRYHIGAEVPASALLAAAYVPNVMRIEPVMVADLPARANVAPYLTDINLTYRVLM, encoded by the coding sequence ATGGCAATTCATACGCCAAACATCATCGACGTTTCGCGCCTGCCGGAACCCGATGCAATCGAAAAGCTCGATTTTGAAACGATCCTTGCAAGCCGCATGGCAGACTTCGGCAAGCGGGCGCAGCAAGCCGGTTTTGATTATGATGTCGGCGACCTTGAGACCGATCCTATCAAGATCGATCAGGAGGCGCATGCCTATCGCGAAGTGCTGATGCGCTCTCGCGTGAATGACGGTATCCGTTCGGTCTTGCCGGCCTTTGCTAAAGGCGGCGATCTGGAACACGCGGTTTCGCGTGCGAACGTTGTGCGCATCGTCACCCTGGACGAGCGCGGCAACGTCATCTTTCGGGAAGACGACGATGCGTTGTTGCGCCGCTATCTGGCGAGCTTCGACGCTCCTGCGGCCGGTTCGGAAGATGGCTATCTTGCCGCCTCCCTGAAAGCTTGGCCGCAGGCGCATGACATACGCGTGGTCAATGGCGGCGCTGGCAAGGTTCTCGTCTATCTGCTCGGTGCTGCCGGGTCGCCGGCTCCGGTGGATGCTGTGTTTTCGGTCGCCAAGGCGCTCGATGCAAAGCACGTTCGGCCGCTTACTGACGATGTGACCGTCTCGGCCGCGCAGATCGATCGCTACACCCTCTCGGCAACGCTGGTCGTGCCGCGTGGCCCGGACCCTGCGCAAGTCGTGAGTGCCGCGGTTAAAAGCGTCCAAGCCTTCGGCGCGACCCGATACCATATCGGGGCCGAAGTCCCGGCTTCGGCTCTTCTGGCTGCGGCTTACGTGCCGAACGTGATGCGCATCGAACCTGTCATGGTTGCCGACCTGCCGGCGCGTGCCAACGTCGCGCCATATCTGACGGATATCAATCTGACGTATCGGGTGCTGATGTGA
- a CDS encoding GPW/gp25 family protein encodes MPDSAGLSVASGKSLSNWGHVEQSVRKILTTPKRSRVMRRNFGSDLPDLIDAKMTRRNVLAVYSAAARAILEWEPRFRMSAGRVTRAEADGSITLEIFGTYYPRGHRGDYSISESASIRVIYSGA; translated from the coding sequence ATGCCGGATTCGGCGGGACTAAGCGTCGCAAGCGGCAAGTCTCTTAGCAATTGGGGCCATGTCGAGCAGTCAGTGCGCAAGATATTGACCACCCCGAAACGGTCGCGCGTCATGCGCCGAAACTTCGGCAGTGACTTGCCGGACCTGATCGACGCGAAGATGACCCGCCGCAACGTTCTGGCTGTCTACTCCGCAGCGGCACGCGCAATTCTCGAATGGGAACCTCGCTTTCGCATGTCGGCGGGCAGGGTCACGCGGGCGGAAGCGGACGGCTCGATTACCCTCGAAATCTTCGGAACCTATTACCCACGCGGCCATCGCGGCGACTACTCCATTTCGGAGAGCGCAAGCATCCGCGTCATCTATAGCGGGGCCTGA
- a CDS encoding phage baseplate assembly protein V, producing the protein MTGLVEQLSDMMHRIAELERRNRNRRRKGTIAEVSDDKSMYRVKLSDQNGKPYLSPWIKARTLAAGGVKVDVLYLKGEQVDVVSESGDMADAQIDFSTYSDANARENKDMPLHIKIGDTVVEASANLVKVTGATVIVESPNVQLGGEGGKKVARIGDRVDVGAGSSKGLWPIVEGSTRVFAKD; encoded by the coding sequence ATGACGGGCCTCGTTGAACAGCTTTCGGACATGATGCACCGTATTGCCGAGCTTGAGCGCCGCAACCGCAATCGCCGCCGGAAAGGGACGATTGCAGAGGTCAGCGACGACAAAAGCATGTATCGGGTCAAGCTGTCCGATCAGAATGGCAAACCTTATCTCTCGCCATGGATTAAGGCGCGGACGCTCGCGGCCGGTGGCGTCAAGGTGGACGTTCTTTATCTGAAGGGCGAGCAGGTCGATGTTGTGTCCGAAAGCGGCGACATGGCGGACGCGCAGATAGATTTCTCCACATACAGCGATGCGAACGCTCGCGAGAACAAGGATATGCCATTGCATATCAAAATCGGCGATACCGTCGTGGAAGCCTCGGCCAATCTGGTGAAGGTGACGGGCGCAACCGTGATTGTTGAATCGCCCAATGTACAGCTCGGCGGCGAGGGCGGAAAAAAAGTCGCTCGCATCGGTGACAGGGTCGATGTGGGGGCGGGCTCATCCAAGGGACTTTGGCCTATTGTCGAAGGGTCAACCCGCGTCTTCGCGAAAGATTAG
- a CDS encoding major capsid protein, which yields MPEIVLPYSNVDLTTEVNKLPNTFGLLNALGIAPGEPKRSRLVRIDYREGQIVVLSHQEPGGPGEISDDGVQSGIILSIPHFTHFENILVGDIDGLLEVVNGQITEASLDAELERKLITIRKNHSITREFLRLGMLRGEIKDGKLRTLYNLYDLFDVERKEVDFALGTAGTDVRQKCEEVSDHILTNAKGETVGGVEAVVDSKFFAKLISHSKVEKYWVQAQNSSLHTQLERQRLGGNWGRVFEFGDIVWREYKGGLPVKDNDGRIVTAKNVEDNSGSVYPSGTQSMFRTFDGPAYHIDRVNQAPGADEEGSIFISTKELDHGVGLELKSQSNMLAICKQPDCLVQVKTSN from the coding sequence ATGCCGGAAATCGTTTTGCCTTACTCTAACGTTGATCTCACGACGGAGGTCAACAAACTTCCGAATACCTTCGGTCTACTCAATGCGCTTGGTATCGCGCCGGGCGAGCCGAAGCGTTCGCGCCTCGTTCGCATCGATTATAGGGAAGGGCAGATTGTTGTCCTGTCCCATCAGGAGCCGGGCGGACCCGGCGAGATTTCGGACGATGGCGTGCAGTCTGGTATCATTCTGTCCATCCCTCATTTCACCCACTTCGAAAACATCCTTGTCGGCGACATTGATGGCCTCTTGGAAGTTGTGAACGGGCAGATTACAGAAGCATCGCTCGACGCCGAGCTTGAGCGCAAGCTCATCACCATCCGCAAAAACCATTCGATCACGCGCGAATTTCTGCGGCTCGGCATGCTGCGCGGCGAGATCAAGGATGGAAAGCTGCGGACGCTGTATAATCTCTATGATCTCTTTGACGTGGAGCGGAAGGAAGTCGATTTCGCCCTGGGCACGGCCGGCACCGATGTTCGCCAGAAGTGCGAGGAAGTCAGCGATCACATTCTGACGAATGCCAAAGGCGAGACGGTCGGCGGCGTTGAAGCGGTCGTAGACAGCAAGTTTTTCGCCAAGCTGATTTCGCATTCCAAGGTCGAAAAGTATTGGGTGCAGGCGCAGAACTCTTCACTGCATACCCAGTTGGAGCGCCAACGTCTCGGCGGCAACTGGGGCCGGGTGTTCGAGTTCGGCGATATCGTCTGGCGAGAATACAAGGGCGGCTTGCCGGTCAAGGACAATGACGGCCGCATCGTGACGGCAAAGAATGTCGAGGACAATTCCGGTTCGGTCTATCCGTCCGGAACGCAATCCATGTTCCGCACCTTCGATGGTCCGGCCTACCACATCGACCGAGTCAATCAGGCTCCGGGCGCGGACGAGGAAGGCTCCATTTTCATCTCCACGAAGGAACTGGACCACGGCGTTGGCCTCGAACTGAAATCGCAGTCGAACATGCTTGCCATCTGCAAACAGCCGGATTGCTTGGTGCAGGTCAAAACCTCGAACTAA
- a CDS encoding head decoration protein, translating to MGTLPVLKFQQSPGMSKLLKKEVDPEICRGVGTLLAGEAAARSVKMGQLVGKIVGTDQAPAGAKAGKLVAWDPDATDGSQIVYGVCLKDCEAVTGADLVGGVLYSRRLSVLNRAAIVWPADVTDAQKAAALDDIEERLGLIARA from the coding sequence ATGGGCACTTTGCCTGTTCTGAAATTCCAGCAGTCGCCGGGCATGTCCAAACTGCTGAAAAAGGAAGTCGATCCCGAAATTTGCCGTGGTGTCGGCACCTTGCTTGCAGGGGAGGCTGCAGCCCGCTCCGTAAAGATGGGCCAGCTTGTCGGCAAGATCGTGGGAACCGATCAGGCTCCGGCCGGTGCGAAGGCTGGCAAGCTTGTTGCTTGGGACCCGGATGCAACGGACGGCAGCCAGATCGTCTACGGTGTTTGCCTCAAGGATTGCGAAGCGGTGACCGGGGCCGATCTGGTTGGCGGCGTTCTCTACTCGCGCCGTCTCTCGGTTCTCAATCGAGCCGCTATCGTGTGGCCGGCTGACGTGACCGACGCCCAAAAGGCTGCGGCACTCGATGACATCGAAGAGCGCTTGGGCCTGATCGCCCGCGCCTAA
- a CDS encoding head maturation protease, ClpP-related has translation MAAILEDGKLRLSGYVGDYYFEDGFTSADVVFALSQIEADAELAVHINSGGGVATEGAAIHALLTARPGITNVVVEGIAASAASLIAMAGHTVTMSAGAVMMIHDPSGYTFGNSDDHSKTIEALEALATSYARVYAAKSGKTADECRDIMRAERWLTPDEAVAEGFADETTENKAKAVAAFDYRLFAHAPKNLVALSKAKNWSMTTSPPPKSQNPTSTKEKTMNDKERADNLATENAGLKAQIEKLTASAETAVKEDRERRAAIMALDEAKGREALAEHLFATGVSVDAAKATLSFAPKSGDAGEQEYQPPRTMNAQGLNREPTNSKPQAKSGLSARIDARVQRAKA, from the coding sequence ATGGCTGCAATTCTTGAAGACGGGAAGCTCCGGCTTTCCGGCTATGTCGGCGACTATTACTTTGAAGATGGCTTTACATCGGCCGATGTCGTCTTTGCCTTGTCGCAAATCGAGGCGGATGCAGAGCTTGCCGTTCACATCAACTCGGGCGGCGGCGTTGCTACGGAAGGTGCGGCAATTCACGCTCTGCTCACGGCGCGTCCCGGTATCACGAATGTCGTGGTCGAAGGGATTGCGGCGTCTGCCGCATCCCTCATTGCGATGGCAGGCCATACCGTCACCATGTCGGCGGGTGCAGTCATGATGATCCATGATCCGAGCGGTTACACCTTCGGTAATTCCGACGATCACAGCAAAACCATCGAAGCGCTCGAAGCCTTGGCAACCTCCTATGCCCGCGTCTATGCGGCCAAGTCCGGTAAGACTGCTGACGAGTGCCGGGACATCATGAGGGCGGAACGCTGGCTGACACCTGACGAGGCGGTCGCCGAAGGCTTCGCGGATGAGACGACTGAGAATAAGGCGAAGGCGGTTGCCGCCTTCGATTACCGGCTTTTCGCCCACGCTCCGAAAAACCTCGTTGCGCTGTCGAAGGCCAAGAATTGGTCAATGACGACCTCTCCCCCTCCCAAAAGTCAGAACCCCACGTCCACCAAGGAGAAGACCATGAACGACAAAGAGCGCGCGGATAACCTTGCGACCGAAAATGCCGGCCTGAAAGCGCAGATCGAAAAGCTCACAGCCTCGGCAGAAACCGCCGTGAAAGAAGACCGCGAGCGCCGCGCCGCGATCATGGCGCTCGACGAGGCCAAGGGACGCGAGGCGCTGGCGGAGCATCTTTTTGCAACCGGTGTTTCCGTCGATGCCGCCAAGGCAACGTTGTCGTTTGCGCCAAAGTCCGGCGATGCCGGCGAACAGGAATATCAGCCGCCGCGCACCATGAATGCACAGGGCCTCAATCGCGAGCCAACCAACAGCAAGCCGCAGGCGAAGTCGGGACTCTCCGCCCGGATCGATGCCCGCGTGCAGCGCGCCAAAGCATAG
- a CDS encoding phage portal protein has translation MIESKPRMRVKANSIRVEMPAPQPAPSRKMTARYLRGDRAGTLSMRRAVTRDARIDVREAAERASALAFDFMQNSGWISGAIQQIVTDTIGEELKLACLAQLESFGYTKKQATAWCRRVERAWRRWAWNPKECDLAGKATIADMAEAALLSFLATGEAFGLLDNLPLEKQRRLGLKSGTKVSLIASHRCPRRTEESVGLDQGIYHDEDNRAVAYRFRVRAGGVEQDRTVDASDVIHVMDRAANLNSPRGISVIAAALKVIAQSDQLADATLATALMQTIFAATIKSPEPSETAFQAIQTLNDIDAPASFDGDWSEFIGGLQQDLLDVWDHRIGALKEKGISMSDSARINHLGPGEEFQMHTAATPGSQYLPFFQNLLKEVARCLGITYEALAMDHSNASYSSVRMAVASIWPIVLRRRTRIVAPFLQGIFERWLDEMIFRKIIPFKGGYEAFSRDRESVFQTEWSGPAAPSADDYKAALAAKIRLETGLSTYHDECALAGKNGEEQIVQLGREKKMFEDEGVPHPFGRSQGGGGPLGAAAVGNRDPAKEAA, from the coding sequence ATGATTGAAAGCAAACCTCGGATGCGCGTGAAGGCGAATTCGATCCGGGTCGAGATGCCCGCGCCGCAGCCTGCGCCGTCCCGCAAAATGACCGCGCGATATCTTCGCGGTGATCGGGCCGGCACACTTAGCATGCGCCGGGCGGTCACACGCGATGCACGGATAGATGTGCGTGAAGCTGCTGAACGTGCTTCCGCCTTGGCCTTCGATTTCATGCAGAATAGCGGTTGGATATCGGGCGCTATCCAGCAGATCGTCACCGATACCATCGGCGAAGAGCTGAAACTTGCCTGTCTCGCACAGCTCGAATCCTTCGGTTACACAAAGAAGCAGGCTACGGCATGGTGCCGCCGCGTCGAGCGGGCTTGGCGGCGCTGGGCATGGAACCCGAAGGAATGCGACCTAGCCGGCAAGGCGACTATTGCCGATATGGCGGAAGCGGCCTTGCTCAGCTTCCTTGCGACGGGCGAGGCTTTCGGGTTGCTCGATAATCTGCCGCTCGAAAAGCAACGTCGCCTCGGTTTGAAATCTGGTACGAAAGTTTCTCTGATCGCCTCGCATCGCTGCCCTCGCAGGACAGAGGAAAGCGTCGGTCTCGATCAGGGTATCTACCATGATGAGGATAATAGGGCGGTTGCCTATCGCTTTCGTGTTCGGGCGGGTGGCGTTGAGCAAGATCGGACCGTTGACGCTTCCGACGTTATCCATGTCATGGATCGCGCCGCAAACCTCAATAGTCCGCGCGGCATTTCGGTCATCGCAGCCGCGTTGAAGGTTATTGCACAGTCAGACCAGTTGGCCGATGCGACCTTGGCGACGGCTTTGATGCAGACCATCTTTGCGGCGACCATCAAAAGCCCGGAACCGAGCGAAACAGCGTTTCAGGCCATACAGACGTTGAACGACATAGACGCTCCCGCCAGCTTTGACGGGGATTGGTCGGAGTTCATCGGTGGGTTGCAGCAAGACTTGCTCGACGTTTGGGACCATCGCATTGGCGCGTTGAAGGAAAAGGGCATCTCCATGTCCGACTCCGCACGCATTAATCATCTCGGTCCCGGCGAAGAATTCCAGATGCACACGGCGGCAACACCGGGTTCTCAGTATCTGCCGTTCTTCCAAAATCTGTTGAAGGAAGTGGCCCGTTGCCTCGGCATCACCTACGAGGCATTGGCGATGGATCATTCCAACGCTTCTTATTCCTCGGTCCGAATGGCGGTTGCCAGCATATGGCCGATTGTTTTGCGTCGGCGCACTCGTATCGTCGCCCCGTTCTTGCAAGGCATCTTTGAGCGCTGGCTTGATGAGATGATCTTTCGCAAGATCATCCCTTTCAAGGGCGGATATGAGGCTTTCAGTCGGGACAGAGAGAGCGTTTTTCAGACGGAATGGAGCGGTCCCGCCGCACCGTCTGCCGACGATTACAAAGCCGCCCTGGCTGCAAAGATCAGGCTCGAAACCGGTCTGTCCACCTATCACGACGAATGCGCTCTCGCCGGCAAGAACGGCGAGGAGCAAATCGTGCAGCTTGGGCGCGAAAAGAAGATGTTCGAGGATGAGGGCGTGCCGCATCCATTTGGCCGGTCGCAGGGCGGTGGCGGTCCCCTCGGGGCCGCAGCCGTTGGAAATAGAGACCCCGCGAAGGAGGCTGCTTGA
- a CDS encoding terminase gpA endonuclease subunit, whose translation MSFHDVRVRFPELANGAAVLFGGLAAASRPAEDLTISEFSDRHRKVSPESGSPWPGDFRTDRVPYLREPQDCLHPDHPARRVTCRWAAQLGKSTAIENWFCFIVDQSPGSMMIVLPTLEEATKFNRIKLQPTIEASKRIAHKVLPVNSRDEQGSTTSFKRFAGGFCQIVNAGSSKGLQMVSIKYLAMDEVTGYPKDVDGRGSPRDQARARQKMYGDLAKEWQGSTPGIAGECAISEDFESGDQRFRYMPCPHCDTYQPIIFDMMRGPDKERGLPVHVRCMRCDGVILDGHKREMEERAHWIARRVQDDEEPVPLEISAEEIGDWICPPCEGRCRDWQPSYHLWAAYAIREKWADIWQRWIDAQGDTTKLKTFYQQDLAEPYDPGSTTVEWEKIVKAARDEMVPTGIVPEWAALLVSAADVQGYGIKWVVYAIGPREQYCLIDREIFEGSPDQSDEPWIQLSDALNRTYLTSGGREKAIDLSGIDSGWSTDRVYRFCVGRPNVIPLDGREPVGLPWLGTPVKKDVKDHRKKVIAKVLLYPVGLYDVKTAVTAALANLVQGASEVGQWPRGTIHFAGDLCDEDFAKELTAECLVDEEEEARTSLKRKSKRLVNPKAGRKWKKINGRMNDWFDATVYSYALGWYLQNKRKLTLDRWADLIRELHGEPEQANDLFDLADLSPFGKQEQKPAQPSGKPRQRKRWGSYS comes from the coding sequence GTGAGCTTTCATGATGTTCGTGTCCGATTTCCGGAGCTGGCAAACGGCGCGGCTGTCCTCTTCGGAGGCTTGGCCGCTGCAAGCCGTCCAGCGGAAGACCTGACGATAAGCGAATTTTCGGATCGTCATCGCAAGGTGTCGCCGGAATCGGGTTCACCTTGGCCCGGCGATTTTCGCACCGACCGCGTGCCTTATCTACGCGAGCCGCAAGATTGCCTGCACCCCGATCATCCGGCGCGGCGCGTGACATGCCGATGGGCTGCGCAGCTCGGGAAATCGACCGCAATCGAAAACTGGTTTTGCTTCATCGTGGACCAATCGCCGGGGTCGATGATGATCGTACTGCCGACACTCGAAGAGGCGACCAAATTCAACCGCATCAAACTGCAGCCGACCATCGAAGCCTCGAAGCGCATCGCGCACAAGGTATTGCCGGTCAACAGCCGCGATGAGCAGGGCAGCACAACGTCTTTCAAGCGCTTTGCCGGCGGCTTTTGCCAGATAGTCAACGCAGGCTCTTCGAAGGGCCTGCAGATGGTCTCGATCAAATATCTAGCTATGGACGAGGTGACCGGCTACCCGAAAGACGTTGACGGTCGCGGCAGTCCTCGCGATCAGGCGCGCGCCCGTCAAAAGATGTACGGCGACCTTGCCAAAGAATGGCAGGGGTCCACGCCGGGCATCGCGGGTGAATGCGCGATCTCGGAGGACTTCGAAAGCGGCGACCAGCGTTTCCGCTACATGCCTTGCCCGCATTGCGACACCTATCAGCCGATCATCTTCGACATGATGCGTGGGCCCGATAAAGAGCGCGGGCTACCGGTTCATGTTCGGTGCATGCGTTGCGATGGCGTCATACTCGACGGCCACAAGCGGGAAATGGAAGAACGGGCACACTGGATTGCCCGGCGTGTCCAAGACGATGAAGAGCCGGTACCACTTGAGATTTCGGCGGAAGAAATAGGCGATTGGATTTGCCCGCCCTGCGAGGGGCGCTGCCGCGACTGGCAACCGAGTTATCATTTGTGGGCCGCTTACGCGATCCGGGAAAAATGGGCGGATATCTGGCAGCGCTGGATTGACGCCCAGGGCGATACGACAAAGCTCAAAACCTTCTATCAACAGGATTTGGCAGAGCCCTACGATCCCGGCAGCACAACCGTCGAATGGGAAAAGATCGTCAAGGCGGCAAGAGACGAGATGGTGCCGACCGGCATTGTACCGGAATGGGCCGCGCTGCTTGTCTCTGCTGCCGACGTTCAGGGATACGGCATCAAGTGGGTTGTCTATGCCATTGGTCCACGCGAGCAATATTGCCTAATCGACCGTGAGATTTTCGAAGGCTCGCCGGACCAGAGCGATGAGCCGTGGATACAGTTATCCGACGCCTTGAACCGAACCTATCTCACATCAGGCGGACGTGAAAAGGCAATAGACCTTTCGGGCATCGACTCTGGGTGGTCGACAGACAGAGTCTATCGCTTCTGCGTTGGCCGTCCGAACGTCATTCCGTTGGACGGACGCGAGCCCGTCGGCTTGCCTTGGCTCGGGACACCCGTAAAGAAGGATGTCAAGGACCATCGGAAAAAGGTCATTGCCAAGGTCTTGCTCTATCCTGTCGGTCTCTACGATGTGAAGACCGCGGTCACTGCGGCGCTCGCCAATCTCGTCCAAGGTGCCAGCGAGGTCGGGCAGTGGCCGCGCGGTACGATCCACTTCGCGGGCGATCTCTGCGACGAGGATTTCGCCAAGGAGCTAACCGCCGAATGCTTGGTGGACGAGGAAGAGGAAGCCCGTACGAGCCTCAAGCGAAAGTCGAAGCGGCTCGTAAACCCGAAAGCCGGACGGAAATGGAAGAAGATCAACGGTCGCATGAACGACTGGTTTGACGCGACCGTCTATTCCTATGCCCTCGGCTGGTATCTCCAGAACAAGCGCAAGCTTACGCTCGACCGGTGGGCCGACCTGATTCGTGAACTGCACGGCGAACCAGAGCAGGCAAACGACCTGTTTGACCTGGCTGACCTAAGCCCGTTCGGCAAGCAAGAGCAGAAGCCAGCGCAACCATCCGGAAAACCACGTCAGCGTAAGCGTTGGGGGTCATACTCATGA
- the nusG gene encoding transcription termination/antitermination protein NusG: protein MMHNVKIYAASKPVNPEVYDLTRFASLFDQMRDRKRIKATMLSMAASDQPGNREWFVVETKHKQEISVEHALSKAGVKTFLPLENVGQQVVRGKLMQDVMRPLMPGYVLVNMVYSAAAVCGISRVEGVAGFVGGMVSPHRVSDQEVQRFKAFDEAPDAQHCMAFKRGMIVRFAFGPFAKFNGTICKMRKDRTIDGQRVPTGAVVKVELFGKEHLIEAPLAFLEKL from the coding sequence ATGATGCATAACGTGAAAATCTATGCTGCCAGCAAACCGGTCAACCCGGAGGTTTACGACCTGACGCGCTTTGCATCGCTGTTCGATCAGATGCGAGACCGCAAGCGAATCAAGGCCACGATGCTCTCCATGGCGGCGAGCGATCAGCCGGGGAACCGGGAATGGTTTGTGGTCGAGACGAAGCATAAGCAGGAAATTTCTGTTGAACACGCCCTAAGCAAAGCTGGCGTGAAAACTTTTTTGCCGCTGGAGAATGTCGGTCAACAGGTTGTTCGTGGCAAGCTGATGCAAGATGTGATGCGCCCGCTGATGCCTGGGTATGTGCTCGTCAACATGGTGTATTCGGCGGCTGCGGTATGTGGCATTAGCCGCGTCGAAGGCGTTGCCGGCTTCGTCGGCGGCATGGTGTCGCCGCATCGTGTATCCGATCAGGAAGTGCAAAGATTCAAAGCGTTCGATGAAGCGCCCGACGCGCAACACTGCATGGCATTTAAGCGCGGCATGATCGTTCGGTTTGCCTTCGGACCCTTCGCAAAGTTCAACGGAACCATCTGCAAGATGCGCAAGGATCGCACCATTGACGGCCAACGAGTGCCGACCGGAGCGGTGGTCAAGGTGGAGCTTTTCGGCAAGGAACATCTCATAGAGGCCCCTCTTGCGTTCTTGGAAAAGTTGTGA